The proteins below come from a single Acidobacteriota bacterium genomic window:
- a CDS encoding 2-isopropylmalate synthase — protein sequence MDRPRITIFDTTLRDGEQSPGCSMNVQEKLRLAQQLDRLGVDVIEAGFPIASDGDFEAVQTISASVRRPIIAALARAVKGDIDRAWQALQGAAHPRIHVFLATSDIHLKYKLRITREQCLEQAREAVRHAKSLCPDVEFSPEDATRTDQDFLCQVVEAVVAAGATTVNIPDTVGYTTPDEYGRLLRILRERVAGIDKVTISTHCHNDLGLAVANSLAGVQAGARQVECTINGIGERAGNASLEEIVMAMRVRPDRYAFETGVVGEEIYPSSQMLAEITRVAVQPNKAITGRNAFAHEAGIHQDGMLKNPLTYEIMTPHSVGVPDSRLVLGKHSGRHALALRCEQLGHQFDRRELDEVYRKFVVLADRIKKVQDSHLLELIQEVCTQGKRIPPAPASIPFTRAASAVGGSHETPLPFPAPAPNHNGPASVPVTFSDHHSEQEDYLWGV from the coding sequence ATGGATCGGCCGCGCATCACTATTTTTGACACCACACTTCGGGACGGCGAACAATCACCGGGTTGCAGCATGAACGTGCAGGAGAAGTTGCGCCTGGCACAGCAACTCGATCGCCTCGGTGTGGACGTCATTGAAGCGGGCTTTCCGATTGCCTCCGACGGCGACTTTGAAGCGGTACAGACAATTTCCGCTTCCGTACGACGGCCGATTATTGCGGCGCTGGCACGCGCGGTTAAGGGCGACATCGATCGGGCATGGCAGGCGTTGCAGGGAGCGGCGCATCCGCGGATTCACGTGTTCCTCGCTACCTCTGACATTCATCTCAAATACAAGCTGCGGATTACGCGCGAGCAGTGTCTGGAGCAGGCGCGGGAAGCGGTGCGGCATGCCAAGTCGCTGTGTCCGGATGTGGAATTTTCTCCGGAAGATGCGACCCGTACGGACCAGGATTTTCTGTGCCAGGTAGTGGAAGCGGTCGTGGCTGCGGGCGCGACGACGGTCAACATTCCGGATACGGTCGGCTACACCACGCCGGACGAATACGGCCGCTTGCTGCGGATCCTGCGGGAGCGAGTTGCGGGGATCGATAAAGTTACGATCTCGACGCACTGCCACAACGATCTCGGATTGGCGGTGGCAAATTCACTGGCGGGCGTACAAGCAGGGGCGCGCCAAGTGGAATGCACGATCAACGGAATTGGGGAGCGTGCTGGAAACGCATCTCTCGAAGAAATTGTGATGGCGATGCGCGTTCGGCCCGACCGGTATGCGTTCGAGACGGGCGTGGTTGGCGAAGAGATCTATCCGTCGAGCCAGATGCTGGCGGAAATTACGCGGGTCGCAGTCCAGCCCAACAAAGCCATCACGGGACGCAATGCGTTCGCGCACGAGGCGGGCATTCACCAGGACGGAATGCTCAAGAATCCGCTGACTTACGAAATCATGACGCCACATTCGGTGGGCGTTCCGGACTCGCGGCTGGTTCTCGGCAAACATTCGGGCCGGCATGCGCTGGCCTTGCGTTGCGAACAACTGGGCCATCAATTCGATCGCCGGGAACTGGATGAGGTCTATCGCAAGTTTGTAGTTTTGGCGGACCGGATCAAGAAAGTTCAGGACAGCCACCTGCTCGAACTGATCCAGGAAGTTTGCACGCAGGGCAAGAGGATTCCTCCAGCGCCTGCATCGATTCCCTTTACACGGGCGGCTTCGGCCGTCGGGGGATCTCACGAGACTCCGTTACCGTTTCCTGCTCCTGCGCCGAATCACAACGGGCCGGCATCCGTGCCCGTGACGTTCAGCGATCACCACAGCGAACAGGAAGACTATCTCTGGGGCGTGTAG
- a CDS encoding LysR family transcriptional regulator, with translation MDLSQLEVFLTVARERRFGRAAEKLFRTQSAVSQTVRKLELEIGEPLFDRSSRDGVLTDAGRVLQEYAEKLLNLRQDAQEALVELRELQKGRLVMAANEFTALYLLPVLAEFRRLHPMIRIAVRRSLGSTIPDDVLKHNVEIGVLSYDPQEPQLRSAVVYLDELVFVAPPGHALASAGEVSIRQLGAESFVAHNVASPYRDKVIETFRQHKTPLHMDVELPTLQAIKRFVSMGNGVALVPAISVENEIARGELVRITVREIHLQRKLRLVYRQESTVSHAGRAFLKVAEQFAKERGGHYRFQREK, from the coding sequence ATGGACCTCTCTCAACTGGAAGTATTTCTCACCGTCGCCCGTGAGCGCCGCTTTGGCCGCGCCGCCGAGAAGCTTTTCCGCACTCAGTCCGCAGTCAGCCAGACCGTCCGCAAGTTGGAACTGGAGATCGGCGAGCCTCTCTTCGACCGCTCCTCGCGTGACGGGGTCCTCACCGACGCCGGACGTGTTCTTCAGGAGTATGCCGAAAAGCTCCTCAATCTGCGACAGGACGCGCAGGAAGCGCTGGTCGAACTCCGCGAGTTGCAAAAAGGCAGGCTGGTAATGGCCGCCAACGAATTCACCGCTCTGTATCTTCTGCCGGTGCTCGCGGAGTTCCGCCGTCTGCATCCCATGATCCGCATCGCCGTGCGTCGTTCGTTGGGCAGCACCATCCCCGACGACGTCCTCAAACATAACGTCGAAATCGGCGTCCTCTCCTACGATCCGCAGGAGCCGCAGCTTCGCTCGGCAGTGGTGTACCTGGATGAGTTGGTGTTCGTCGCGCCGCCGGGACATGCGCTCGCATCGGCCGGAGAAGTCAGTATTCGTCAGCTCGGCGCCGAATCCTTTGTCGCGCACAACGTGGCCTCTCCCTACCGGGACAAAGTCATTGAGACCTTTCGCCAACACAAGACTCCCCTTCACATGGACGTCGAGTTGCCTACGCTGCAAGCCATCAAACGCTTTGTCAGCATGGGGAATGGCGTGGCGCTCGTGCCCGCGATCAGCGTGGAGAATGAAATCGCTAGAGGGGAACTGGTGCGCATCACCGTACGCGAAATCCATCTCCAGCGAAAATTGCGCCTCGTCTACCGGCAGGAGTCAACTGTGTCCCACGCCGGACGCGCCTTCCTGAAAGTGGCAGAACAATTCGCCAAAGAACGCGGCGGACACTATCGCTTCCAGCGGGAAAAGTGA